In Methanocaldococcus lauensis, a single genomic region encodes these proteins:
- a CDS encoding ribose-phosphate diphosphokinase: protein MIVVSGSQSQNLAFKVSNLLDTKLTRVEYKRFPDNEIYVRIVDEIDDNEAVVINTQKNQNDAIIETILLCDALRDEGVEKITLVVPYLAYARQDKKFNPGEAVSIRALAKIYSNIADKLITINPHEIHIKDFFTIPFVYGNAIPKLAEYVKDKLNNPIVLAPDKGALEFAKTASKVLNAEYDYLEKTRLSPTEIQISPKTLDVNNRDVLIIDDIISTGGTMATAVKLLKEQGAKKIISACVHPLLIGDALNKLYSSGVEEVVGTDTYLSEVSKVSVADVIVDLL from the coding sequence GTGATAGTAGTTTCAGGAAGTCAGTCGCAAAATTTAGCTTTTAAAGTATCTAATCTTTTAGATACTAAATTAACAAGAGTAGAGTATAAAAGATTCCCAGATAATGAAATTTATGTTAGAATTGTAGATGAGATAGATGATAATGAAGCAGTAGTAATAAACACGCAAAAAAATCAAAATGATGCGATAATAGAGACTATTTTATTGTGCGACGCTTTGAGAGATGAAGGCGTTGAAAAAATAACTTTAGTAGTTCCTTATTTGGCGTATGCAAGGCAAGATAAAAAATTCAATCCTGGAGAGGCAGTAAGTATTAGAGCTTTGGCAAAAATATATTCAAACATAGCAGACAAATTAATAACTATAAATCCTCATGAAATACATATAAAGGACTTTTTTACAATTCCTTTTGTTTATGGAAACGCTATTCCTAAATTGGCAGAGTATGTTAAAGATAAGTTAAATAATCCAATTGTTTTAGCCCCAGACAAAGGAGCATTAGAATTTGCCAAAACAGCCTCAAAAGTATTAAATGCTGAATATGACTACTTAGAAAAAACGAGATTATCTCCAACTGAGATTCAAATATCTCCAAAAACCTTAGATGTTAATAATAGGGATGTGTTAATTATAGATGATATTATCTCAACTGGAGGAACAATGGCGACTGCGGTTAAATTATTAAAAGAGCAGGGTGCTAAAAAAATAATCTCTGCCTGCGTTCATCCATTATTAATTGGAGATGCGTTAAATAAACTTTACTCATCAGGTGTTGAGGAAGTTGTTGGAACAGATACATATTTATCAGAGGTAAGTAAAGTTAGCGTTGCAGATGTTATCGTTGATTTGTTATAA
- a CDS encoding methanogenesis marker 12 protein, which yields MITVGIDHGTSGITTCIKNNHKKIIFKLKRSELKEKSYLDELKKYVPLEDIDLIALTYSMGDGINKILPIEKVKNRGVLSIEGAGEKIGGGTKVYDEIKESNIPTVVIPGLHRGIGCLDRRFRALYSHIASPEKVSISYYAHKLFGFNDFVLSDISSNTVTLLIKDGKIFGGFDACVGALGILHGPIDLEMIRDIDSKKITANEAFSKAGVVKIAKLYKGVENTKEEIIKNYFTDENCKLAIDSLILSVSMEINSLLPLLDKNKRRVVLAGSIGTLKEPINIPKRIKEFVEYKIYVLYGESGAIGGALIAEDILKGKRDILGIEVEF from the coding sequence ATGATAACAGTAGGCATAGATCACGGAACATCTGGAATTACAACATGTATAAAAAATAATCACAAAAAAATAATATTCAAATTAAAAAGGAGTGAATTAAAAGAAAAATCTTATTTAGATGAGTTAAAAAAATATGTGCCTTTGGAGGATATTGATTTGATTGCTTTAACTTACTCAATGGGAGATGGTATAAATAAAATTCTACCAATAGAAAAAGTTAAAAACAGAGGAGTTTTAAGCATAGAAGGGGCTGGAGAAAAGATTGGAGGAGGAACAAAAGTTTATGATGAAATTAAAGAATCAAATATTCCAACAGTAGTTATTCCAGGGCTACATAGAGGAATAGGGTGCTTAGATAGAAGATTTAGAGCGTTATATTCCCACATCGCCTCTCCAGAGAAAGTTTCAATTTCCTATTATGCTCACAAATTATTTGGATTTAATGATTTTGTTTTGTCAGACATTTCATCAAATACTGTAACTTTGCTAATAAAAGATGGCAAAATTTTTGGAGGGTTTGATGCCTGTGTAGGGGCATTAGGTATTTTACACGGCCCTATAGATTTAGAGATGATAAGAGATATAGATAGTAAAAAAATAACTGCAAATGAGGCTTTTTCAAAGGCAGGAGTTGTTAAAATAGCAAAACTTTACAAAGGTGTAGAAAATACAAAAGAAGAAATCATTAAAAATTATTTTACTGATGAAAATTGTAAATTGGCTATTGATAGTTTAATTTTAAGTGTTTCTATGGAAATTAACAGTTTATTACCTTTGTTAGATAAAAACAAAAGGAGAGTTGTTTTAGCAGGATCTATTGGAACTCTCAAAGAGCCTATAAACATTCCTAAAAGAATTAAAGAATTTGTTGAATATAAAATATATGTTTTATATGGAGAGAGTGGAGCAATTGGAGGGGCGTTAATAGCAGAAGATATTTTAAAAGGGAAGAGAGATATTTTAGGTATTGAAGTGGAGTTTTAA
- a CDS encoding ATP-binding cassette domain-containing protein — MLKVCNLSKIWKDFKLKNVSFEIGNEYCVILGPSGAGKSVLIKCIAGILKVDSGRIILNGRDITNLPPEKRNVGYVPQNYALFPNKNAYKNIAYGLIIRKVDKLEIDRKVKEIAEFLNISHLLDRDVKTLSGGEQQRVSLARALVLNPSILLLDEPTSALDIRIKESIISELKKIKDIPVLHITHDLAEARTLGEKVGIFMDGELIAFGDKDILKKPNNRKVAEFLGFNVIDNEAISPEDVIIKNGNDGIVINVIDYGKYKKVFIKYKNYLIKSFTEMDLNIGDRVGLEFRNKIKLSS; from the coding sequence ATGCTTAAAGTTTGTAATCTATCAAAGATTTGGAAAGATTTTAAATTGAAAAATGTTTCTTTTGAAATAGGTAATGAATACTGCGTAATTTTAGGACCAAGTGGTGCGGGAAAGTCAGTTCTTATAAAATGCATTGCAGGGATTCTAAAGGTAGATTCTGGAAGGATTATATTAAACGGTAGGGATATAACAAACTTACCTCCAGAAAAAAGAAATGTTGGATACGTTCCTCAAAACTATGCATTATTTCCAAATAAAAATGCATATAAAAATATTGCTTACGGTTTAATAATAAGGAAAGTTGATAAGTTAGAGATTGATAGAAAAGTTAAAGAAATTGCAGAGTTTTTAAATATATCTCATCTATTAGATAGAGATGTTAAAACATTGAGTGGAGGAGAGCAACAAAGAGTATCTTTAGCGAGGGCGTTAGTATTAAATCCATCTATTTTACTCTTAGATGAGCCAACTTCTGCATTAGACATTAGAATCAAAGAAAGCATAATATCAGAACTAAAAAAAATAAAAGATATTCCTGTTTTGCATATAACTCATGATTTAGCAGAGGCAAGAACATTGGGAGAAAAAGTAGGCATATTTATGGACGGAGAACTCATAGCCTTTGGAGATAAGGATATATTAAAAAAACCTAATAATAGAAAAGTAGCAGAGTTCTTAGGATTCAATGTAATAGATAATGAGGCAATATCTCCTGAAGATGTAATTATAAAAAATGGAAATGATGGAATAGTTATAAATGTTATTGACTATGGAAAGTATAAAAAGGTGTTCATTAAATATAAAAATTACTTAATCAAGTCATTTACAGAAATGGATTTAAATATTGGTGATAGAGTAGGTTTAGAGTTTAGAAATAAGATAAAATTATCTTCATAA
- the wtpB gene encoding tungstate ABC transporter permease WtpB: MEKLDILMSIFLIIIFLFIFLPIIYMLTHPGNLGVLLDNEVIDAFKTTLLAGAVATLIALIFGIPTGYILARYDFKFKNFVEAVLDLPMAIPHSVIGILILSFIYGVDVIKFIGNYVVDNFFGIVIVYLFVGIPFMVNSIRDGFLNVDEEIEYVSRTLGASKVRTFFEISLPLIKNNIISGVILSFARGISEVGALLIIAYYPKTVPVLILERFMSFGLNASKPISAGMIVVSIILFAILRMLRKQRIKNTG, encoded by the coding sequence ATGGAGAAATTAGACATTTTAATGTCAATATTTTTAATAATAATATTTTTGTTCATATTTTTGCCAATAATTTATATGTTAACACATCCTGGAAACTTAGGAGTATTGTTAGATAATGAAGTTATAGATGCATTTAAAACGACATTGTTAGCTGGGGCTGTAGCAACATTAATAGCCTTAATCTTTGGAATTCCTACTGGGTATATTTTGGCAAGATACGATTTTAAATTTAAAAATTTTGTTGAGGCTGTTTTAGACTTACCTATGGCAATTCCCCATAGCGTTATTGGGATTTTAATATTATCTTTCATCTATGGAGTTGATGTAATAAAGTTTATTGGAAATTATGTTGTTGATAACTTTTTTGGAATAGTTATTGTTTATCTATTCGTAGGAATTCCTTTTATGGTTAATAGTATAAGAGATGGGTTTTTAAATGTAGATGAAGAAATTGAATATGTGTCAAGAACTTTGGGAGCTTCAAAAGTTAGAACATTTTTTGAAATTTCCCTACCATTAATAAAAAATAATATTATTTCTGGAGTAATTTTAAGTTTTGCAAGAGGAATTAGTGAAGTTGGAGCATTATTAATAATTGCTTATTATCCAAAAACTGTTCCAGTTTTAATATTGGAGAGATTTATGAGTTTTGGTTTAAATGCATCGAAACCAATATCTGCTGGAATGATTGTAGTTAGCATTATTTTGTTTGCAATACTTAGAATGCTAAGAAAACAGAGAATAAAAAATACTGGATAA
- the mtxX gene encoding methanogenesis marker protein Mmp4/MtxX yields MYAIGLGEENKKEILKAYNKLKEEGIDVELIDNPKDLVDKLLSKELKGAVRGSLSSSKVIPYLREKIGKFYRASILKNPFTNNIFLLSPVGIDDISENKEERIKDKIKIIELSSKFLKSYNIVPKVALLSGGRLTDLGRNKIVDETIYEAEKILEYFKGKFNIIHKGILIEEYLKDDCNIIIGIDGISGNLIFRCLGLICKVPGYGAVILSDKNINFIDTSRNANWMRYYNAVKFLAGESFDLFKK; encoded by the coding sequence ATGTATGCGATAGGTTTAGGGGAAGAAAATAAAAAAGAAATTTTAAAAGCATACAATAAATTAAAAGAGGAGGGAATTGATGTTGAGTTAATTGATAATCCAAAAGACTTAGTAGATAAATTATTATCAAAAGAATTGAAAGGAGCTGTTAGGGGTTCTTTGTCTTCATCAAAAGTTATTCCATATTTAAGAGAAAAAATAGGAAAATTTTATAGAGCATCTATTTTAAAAAACCCTTTCACAAACAATATTTTTTTACTTTCACCAGTTGGCATTGATGATATATCTGAAAATAAAGAAGAAAGAATAAAAGATAAAATAAAGATTATTGAACTCTCCTCCAAATTTTTAAAATCCTACAATATTGTGCCAAAAGTTGCTTTACTTTCTGGTGGAAGATTAACTGACTTAGGTAGAAACAAAATAGTAGATGAAACTATATACGAAGCTGAAAAAATCTTAGAGTATTTTAAAGGTAAGTTTAATATAATACATAAAGGTATATTAATAGAAGAATATTTAAAGGATGATTGCAATATTATTATAGGTATTGATGGAATTTCTGGAAATCTTATTTTTAGATGCTTAGGATTAATTTGCAAAGTTCCAGGGTATGGAGCCGTTATTTTATCAGATAAAAATATAAACTTTATAGATACGAGTAGAAATGCTAATTGGATGAGATATTATAATGCTGTCAAATTTTTAGCAGGTGAAAGTTTTGATTTATTCAAAAAATAG
- the uppS gene encoding polyprenyl diphosphate synthase encodes MGKRVVLDFYKFLEKSKILKIYEKILEESIDKDNLPKHIAIIMDGNRRTAEIYGKDRYYGHYLGAEKVREVLKWARELGIKVVTLYAFSTENFNRPKEEVNKLMELFEKKFYEIANDKEIHKYKVRVRAIGRIHLLPENVQRAIKYAEDKTKNYNNFFVNIAIAYGGQQEIIDAVKNIAWKVKIGEINPEDIDKELIDKHLYTADLEYPNPDLIIRTSGEERISNFLIWQSSYSELYFCDIYWPLFRRIDFLRAIREYQRRQRRFGR; translated from the coding sequence ATTGGTAAAAGGGTAGTTTTAGATTTTTATAAATTTTTGGAAAAGTCAAAGATTTTAAAAATTTACGAGAAAATATTAGAGGAATCTATTGATAAAGATAATTTACCAAAACACATAGCCATAATTATGGATGGTAATAGAAGAACTGCTGAAATTTATGGGAAGGATAGATATTATGGGCACTACTTAGGGGCTGAGAAAGTTAGAGAGGTTTTAAAATGGGCGAGAGAATTGGGGATTAAAGTAGTTACTTTATATGCTTTTTCTACTGAAAATTTTAATAGACCTAAGGAAGAGGTTAATAAACTTATGGAACTCTTTGAAAAGAAGTTTTATGAAATTGCTAATGACAAAGAAATACACAAATACAAAGTTAGAGTTAGAGCAATTGGTAGAATTCACTTATTACCAGAAAATGTTCAAAGAGCCATAAAATATGCTGAAGATAAAACGAAAAACTATAACAATTTTTTTGTAAATATCGCCATCGCCTATGGAGGACAACAGGAAATAATTGACGCAGTTAAAAATATAGCATGGAAAGTTAAAATTGGAGAAATTAATCCAGAAGATATTGACAAAGAATTAATAGATAAACATCTATACACGGCTGATTTAGAATATCCAAATCCAGATTTAATTATTAGAACTTCTGGAGAAGAGAGAATTAGCAATTTTTTAATTTGGCAGAGTTCCTATTCAGAGTTATATTTTTGCGATATATACTGGCCATTATTTAGAAGGATAGATTTTTTAAGGGCTATTAGGGAATATCAGAGAAGGCAGAGGAGGTTTGGTAGATGA